The Alphaproteobacteria bacterium genome includes the window TTTAAAAAATATCATAGTATGATACCAGATATAGTAAGGCTAGAATTGTAAGGAGTTGAGTTTATGCCAAGGATGATATTTATCAATCCAGATGGGACAAAAATAGAAGTTGAAGCACCTATAGGTTTGTCTATATTAGAAATTGCCCATCGTAATTCTATTGATCTAGAAGGAGCTTGTGAAGGATCTTTGGCTTGTTCAACATGTCATATTATTGTAGATCCAGAATGGTATGATGTATTAGAAGAAGCCTCTGAAGATGAAGAAGATATGTTAGATTTAGCTTTTGGGTTAACACGTACTTCACGTCTTGGATGTCAAATCAGAATGACAGAAGAGCTAGATGGATTAACTGTTAAATTGCCTGCTGGAACGCGTAATTATTTAACATCGTCTTAAGTTTACTATGAATTTAAACCTACAATTAAAGCAACAAAAAGTTTTGCAATTGCCAGCACGTGATCGTTTGAAAAAGCTTATGGCTTCTAGAATGGGCCGTTATCTTACACGTTCATGGTTTGATTATACAACTTTGTGGTGGCTGACAAAATTTTATTTACCTTTATCCAGATCATGGGCTGCGGCAGCTTTAAGTGAAGGATCGATTGGTCATTTTAAATCTGAATTATCTTTAACCGGTCCAATACGAGGTATAGAAAAAATTATAAATCAAGTGGCAACTTTTCAAAGTGAATACAGAGCTATACAAAGAAGATGGGAATATAATTTTTTTGACGTTCATGAAAAAACACACACAATAGATCAAGAAGATTTAATTCAAAGTGAATTAATGAGAAGAAAAATTAGCCATCAATTTATGGTTGAGGGGCGCAAACTATTTTCTTCATTTTGGCTTAAGTATAAAATCCCTGCAGTGCGTTTTATGATACCTGACCAAACAAGAATGGACGCAAAATACGGTAGCTTTCTTACAAGACCTCAAGAGGCTTATCAATTACCTGATGAATTTCCAATTGTTCAAGAATCATCACGTGTAAACTCTTTTTATGGTAAAGAATATTGGTTACGTTTTTCAAGTTCACTAGGTGAAACAGCATGGGCACATGTTTTTGAACCCGAAAATGCCGATGCTAATACACCAACATTTATTTATAGCCATGGGTTATTTGTTGAGCTTGAATTGTTAGATTTATCTGATGAACCGGAAATAGAATGTGTTCAACAAGGGATAAGAGTTATAAGATTAGAATCTTTAGGTCATGGTCGCCGCAGAGTAGAAGGTTGGTATGGTGGGGAGACCTTTTTAGCAAAATTACCAATGAGTGCTTTAGATTTTTTAACTACTCAAGTACGAGAAATTGCAACTCTTATCAATTGGGTTAGGAATAAAGGTACTTGTAGATTAGCAGTAGGAGGTACAAGTTTAGGTGCATTAGTGAGCCAAATGGTTGTTGCACAAAGCAAGTATTGGCCAGAAAAATTAAAACCAGATATTCTATATCTCTCGGCAGGTTGTTTAGATACAATTTCGTTAATTCATCGTAGTTCACTTTCACGTAAATTAAATATTTCTGATATTATGCTTGCTAAAAAATGGACAACAGAAACATTATCGCGTTATAAAATATTAATGGAACCAACCGAACCATTACCCCTTGGTAACCAAAATATTATAATGATTTTAGGTGAATATGATACGGTAACACCTTATAGTATAGCTTTAAAACAAGTAAAAGATTGGAATATACCCGAAGAAAATTTATTTATTCGTAAACATGGGCATTTTACATTACCGTTAAGTTTAAGTTCAAATAATGCACCAATAAAATTTTTAGCTGATAAACTTAAGCAATAATAAGCAATAATCTATGAATGAAAATATAATAAAATCTTGGCCAGCTTTAGAATTGAATGATTTACCACCAAAGCATGGAAAAATTGTTGTTGCAATGTCTGGTGGTGTAGATAGTTCTGTAACTGCTGCTTTACTTGTGCATCATGGTTATGATGTCATTGGTATCACTTTACAGCTATATAATCATGGTACAGCTATTAACCGCCAAGGCACATGTTGTGCAGGACAAGATATTCATGATGCACGTAAGGTAGCGGATTTTTTGGGTATCCCACATTATGTGCTTGATTATGAAACAATTTTTAAAAAAGCTGTGATTGATGATTTTGTAGATACTTATCTCAATGGGCAAACACCTATTCCTTGTATAAGGTGTAATCAAAAAGTTAAATTTAATGATCTGTTAACTTTAGCTCATGATCTGGGTGCTGTAGCTCTTGCAACAGGGCACTATGTACGCAAGAAACAAACACAAAATGGCCCCGAACTTTATCAGGCAACTGATAAAAATAGAGATCAAAGTTATTTTTTATTTGCAACGACACGGGATCAATTATCTTTTTTATCTTTTCCTTTGGGAAATTTACAAAAGAACGAAATAAGAGCTTTAGCTAAAATGATTGGATTAAATGTAGCGGAAAAACCTGATAGTCAAGACATATGTTTTGTACCCACAGGCAATTACGCTGGACTTATTAAAAAACTTCAACCAGGCTCAATAGAAGAAGGTGATATTGTTCATGAGGATGGTCGTATATTAGGTCGTCATAACGGAATTATTAATTTTACTATTGGTCAACGAAAAAAATTGGGTGTAATTAATGGCGATGGAGAACCCTTGTATGTTATTGATCTTGATACAAAAAAACATCAAGTCATTGTTGGACCTAAATCATCACTTTATCGATCATATATTACAATTCAGGATGTTCATTGGTTAGGTGATAAAGATATAATGCTGTGTGATGGGTTTGAGCTTTTTGTAAAAATACGTTCTACTGTAATTCCGGTTGCTGCTACTATTCACCCTTTATCAAAAAACATATGTAGAGTTGATTTTATAGTACCTCAAGCATCGATTGCACCTGGGCAGGCTTGTGTTTTTTATAAACAGGATAGAGTTTTAGGAGGCGGATGGATTAGTAATAATGAAAAAGTGGCACAAAAAATTTTTCAAGATCAACAACATATTGTGCAAGCCATTTCTTGACATAGTGTTATGAATTTATTACTTCTAACTTTAAACATTAGATAGTTTTCTAAAGATTGTACTAAATAGAAATTTAAAAACTTTTATGTAATAGAAAATAATAATTTAATGTTAATGGCTCGGTAGCTCAGTGGTAGAGCAGGAGAATCATAATCTCTTGGTCGGGGGTTCAAATCCCTCCCGAGCCACCAATACATAATCTATAATGATTTTATATTAAAAATTGCTAATTTATTTAAATTACCAATTTCGTACGCGTCCTGTATCTACATGGACAAAATTACTTCTTGGATAATATCCAACGCCGCCACGTCTTAAATCTAAGGCAGCAAATTGTATTTGTTTTAATGTACGACCAGGCACAAATATGTCGATAGCTTTACCTTGCATATGTAAACTTTTACTTGCTACACCTTTACTATTTTTATGTAGCATAATATTTGTTTGTGGCGAGCGGTATCCAGAAATTATTTCAAAATTTTGAGTTGTATCTAATTTTTTTTGTAAATCATTTAATAATTCTAGTAAATTAAGATCAATTGGGTAGATTTGATTAGTACGAAAATCTCTTAATATATAATTAGCAGCTGTAAGTGCTTCTTTAATATATTGTCCATTAGCCCAATAAGTGATTTTTAATTTTTCACCGGTATGTAAATTATTAAATGAAAGTTGTTTGGGTTTATTTGCAATTGCTGCCTGTGCTATAGGTAATTTAGAAATTATATATGGGCTGGCTAATCCATATAATAATCCTTTAACTAAATGACGTCTGTATAAATTAAATGACAAGATATTCTACCTAAAAGAACAAAAATTGAATAGGCAGAATACAATATTAGTTAACAATTATCAATAATTTAAAACAATACCTGTGGTAATTCGTAAATTACCACAGGTATATTTTATCACTCTTATTATAATAAATTAGATATTATAAACTTTGTGCATGACGACACAAATCAGGATTCAACCAATCAACTGCGCAAGCTCTTGTTATTTTTGCAAATGGAGAATTGCTAGATAGAGTTGTGTGGTTTGTTCCAGATGGTCCACCATTAGGATTTCCTGTATTAGGATTTGGATTCCCGGCAGTAGCAGTTGGATTATTATTTCCACCAGGATTGTTTGGATTATTTCCAGGTTGTGTAGGACCACCTGTAGGATTGTCTGGTGTACCATCTACATTTCTATCTGGATTATAATCGCGGTTATCTGGATTGTCTCTTCCAGGTTGGCCAGGTAAATCTGCTACTTTATCTGGGCCTTCTTCCCCACTTGGACCTTCATCGTCTCCACCACCTTCATCATCACCATAGCCACCATCATCATCGGCTTTAGCAATATTAATAAGTGAATACCCACTGTGCGCAGGTGCATAATTATTTATTAAAGTTAAAGCAAAGCCTAATAGTAAAAGTTGAAAAGTTTTTTTCATTTTTTAATAACTCCCGTTCATTGGTTCTTTTTATTAGATGACATAATTATTATTTGTAAAAAAAAGAGAGTCAATATTTATTAGATAAAAATTTAGAAAATATAATTTTACTTAAGATTAGTTCATGTAATCTAAAATAAAACTAATTGATTATTGATTATTATTTTTCATAATGACATTTGTTTTTTTAAAATATAATTGAGAAGGTATAATGTAATTTTTAGTCTGACTTCATTACATTCATAGTTGTAGTAATAATATTTTTATATTACTCTATAGCTAGTAAAACGATGTGAAAGGCTATTTATCACTTTTAAAAAAAACGATAGGCTTTATGATAAAAATATGACAAAAGATTTTTATGATGTATTGGTTCATTCTGGTAAAATTGTCACAACAACAGGTGTACAAGAATCAGATATTCTTATAAAAAATGGTAAAATTATTGGGTTTGATAAGAGAATCGGTCAACCTATTAAAGAAATATCAGCAAAAAATTTGCACATTTTGCCAGGTGTGATTGATACACAAGTACATTTTCGTGAACCTGGTTTTGAATATAAAGAAGATATTCATTCAGGAAGCGCGGCAGCAATTCTCGGAGGTGTAACATGTTTCTTTGATATGCCAAATACGAAACCAAATACACTTTTTAAAGAAAATTTTGAAGACAAATTAAATCGTGCTCAAGGGCGATCTTGGTGTGATTATGCTTTTTTTATTGGTGCAGCAGAAAGTAATTTAGATCAATTAAATACGCTAGAACAATTACCAGGTTGTGCAGGTATAAAAGTTTTTATGGGTAGCTCAACAGGGGATTTGCTAATTCCTACTGATGATCTCTTATATGAAGTTTTGAAAAATGGAAAAAGAAGAGTTGCTATTCACGCAGAAGATGAACCAAGATTGCGTACTAGGCGGGCAATAGTTGAAGATAAAGCTGATATTTTATTACATCCACAATGGCGGGATGTTGAAGTAGCATTAAAAGCTACTCAAAGGGTGGTACATTTAGCGCAAATTACAAAAAGACCAATTCATATTTTGCATGTTACAACGGCAGAAGAAATCAATTTTTTAAAAGATTATAAATATATTGCTACTGTTGAAGTAACACCCCAACATTTAACATTAAGTTCACCTGACTGTTATAATAAATTAGGAAGTAAAGCACAAATGAACCCGCCAATACGTGAGAAATATCATCAAGATGTGTTGTGGGAAGGCATAAGGAAAAATATTGTTGATGTTATTGGTTCAGATCATGCGCCCCATACACTTGAGGAAAAAAATAAACCCTATCCGCAAAGTCCATCTGGAATGCCCGGAGTACAAACTTTATTACCTCTTATGCTTAATCACTACGCAGAAGGGCGTTTAACGCTTGAACGTTTAGTTGATTTAACAAGTACTAGCCCAGCGCGTATTTATAGTATCCAAGCCAAAGGTAAAATAGAAATAGATTATGATGCAGATTTAGTTTTAGTTGATTTACAAGCAGAAAAAACTATTGAAGCAAATAAAATGGCAAGTAAATGCAAATGGACACCCTTTGAAGGTATGAAAATAAAGGGATGGCCTATGATGACTATACTTCGTGGTCATCTTGCAATGCAAGATGACAATATAATTGGCACTCCTATTGGTAAAGTTGCAAAATTTTTGTAAAACTATTGCATTGCAGCATTGATTATGCTTAGTTAAATATTATATTATTTAATATACTAAGGAGAATGCATGTGAAAGCTTGTATTGTTGGATGGGCACATATACCTTTTGGCCGTCATGAAAATAAAGATATTGAAGATTTAATCGTTGAGGTCACCCCAGCAGCTTTAAAAGATGCGGGTGTTTCAGCATCCGATATTGACCATATTTTTGTTGGGCATTTTAATGCAGGATTTTCAGAACAACATTTTCCATCTTCCTTAGTTTTGCAAAGTGATCCAAATTTTCGTTTTAAAAAATCGACAAGAATAGAAAATGCTTGTGCAACAGGAAGTGCTGCAGTTCATGCAGCCTTAAATAATGTAATATCGGGGCAATCACGCTTGGCATTAGTAGTTGGTGTTGAAAAAATGACAAGTGTTTCTTCTAACCAAGTTGGTGAAAATCTTTTAAAGGCTAGTTACCTAAAAGAAGAAGGTATGATAGAAGGTGGTTTTGCTGGCATTTTTGCTCGTATTACTCAATATTATTTTCAAAAATATGGTGATCAATCTGATGCTTTGGCAATGATTGCAGCAAAAAATCATAAGAATGGTGTGTCAAACCCATATGCGCATATTCGTAAAGATCTTGGTTATGAATTTTGTAGACATGTATCTGAAAAGAATCCTATTGTCGCGGGTCCATTAAAAAGAACAGATTGTAGTTTGGTATCTGATGGAGCAGCAGCCTTAATTATTGCTAATGAAGAAACAGCAAGATCATTAAAAAAAGCAATTGCTTTCCGTAGTGCTCAACAAGTCAATGATTTTTTACCTATGAGCAAAAGAGATATTGTGCTTTTTGAAGGTGCAGCTTTAGCTTGGAATAAAGCATTAGATGAAAGCCAAACTTCTTTAAATGATCTGAGTTTTGTAGAAACACATGACTGTTTTACAATTGCAGAGCTTATTCAATACGAAGCTATGGGACTTGCAAAACCTGGTGAAGGAGCACGAATCATACGTGAAGGTTGGACGGAAAAAAATGGAAGATTACCTGTAAATCCATCAGGTGGATTAAAAGCAAAAGGCCATCCTATTGGTGCAACAGGTGTATCAATGCATGTTATGGCTTCGATGCAGCTTATGAATCAAGCAGGGGATATGCAGATTAAAAATGCAAAGTTGGCAGGAATTTTTAATATGGGTGGTGCAGCTGTTGCTAACTATGTTTCTATCTTAGAGCCTTTACATGCTTAAGATTTAAGGTATTAAATGCTGATCGAATAATCGAATAAGGGTTGCGCAATCATCATAACCCCATCCATTTTCATGGAGTAAATGAAAATATTTTTCAGTTGATTGTGTCATAGGTAGTTTAAGATTAAAATTTTCGCTCTCTTTTAAACATATACGTAAATCTTTAAGAAACATATCAACGGTTGCTTGGATATCAAATTTTTCAGTAAGCATTTGCATAGCGCGATGGTTCATTTGCCAAGATTGTGCGGCACCTTGCGATAAAGCTTCAATAACAATTTTTCCATCTAATCCTGTTTTTTTAATAAAATGAATAGCTTCTGCAAGACCTTGAAAAATACCTGCAACACATATTTGATTTGCTATTTTGGCAAGTTGCCCTGAACCATTTTTACCTATAAAAGAAATTGAATGAGCATAACAGCTAAGTATAGGTTTGATAAAATTAAATTTATTCTGGTTACCACCCACCATAATACTTAAATTTCCTTTTTCGGCACCAATTTTTCCTCCTGATGTGGGGGCATCGAATATGATAATTTTTTTTTGCTCAGCTAATTTAGCTAATTTGCATGTTAAAGAATAAGAGGCTGTTGTATGATCAATAAAAATGCTATTGGACTTCATAAAATCAAAAATAGTTTTTTGAGGTTGAAATATTGTTTCCTGTAAAGATTGATCATCAAGTAAACATGTAATAACCACATCTGCATTTTTAACAACTTCATTTATAGAGTTAGAAATTTGTCCATTGAATTCTTGTATCCATTTTTGTGATTTATTAATTGTTCTATTAAAAACTTTAACATTATACCTATTTGTTAGGTGGCCAGCCATAGGATACCCCATTTTACCGAGTCCAATAAAACTTATATTTAATTTGTTATTTGAATTCATTGTATGATTTTGCACTAATAATTAATTATTTATAAATGAAACTTTTTCCCACCAAGCAGTAATAAATTTTGCACGTAGATTTTTTAGTAATTCTAAAATATTGCTTTGAGTAAATTCTATATGAGATTGATTGGAATAAAAAATAGGTAAATTTTTAATTATATTAAAATAAAAATCTCCAATTATTTGTTGCTCTTGGTTAGATACAGATTGGATAAGAAAAGCTGTAAGAATAGCTAAGGGAAAAATATCTAATAAATTTTCTGTTGGATAAAATTTTTTTTGAATGTTTTCTAAAATATTAATAAGTAAATCTTCACCCGTAATTTCTTTTAATGCTTTTTGTAATATATTAGGTAAATTAATATTATCATTTGGATATGTATTACACCATATTTCTCGGGCTTTAAGAAAAGATATGAATATTTCTGGTTCTATAACGTTGGTTATGATAGGTTCGTGGCGTAATTGATATGCTTCATAATATGTTGCACCCCTGGTTCCTTTTTTATGGACACTTAACATTCGCATAATTTCTAAAAATAATTTTATTTTTTGATATGTTGGATCTCGATGCCAGGTTGTTAAATCTTTTATTTCTACGCCTTTTTTACAATCTGTTTTGGCATTAGGAAATAAAACACCAATAATTTGATGAATAACAACGGCTAACATATGTTGTGTTGTAAGATTAATGTAATTAGGTATTTGAATAGCAAAGCTTTCGTGTATGGGATGTTCCATTTCTACAAAGAAATCATGAGCTAAAGAAAAGTTTAAAAAAGGTAAAGCATCTTTTTTTAAAAAAATAACTGTATCACGAAAATTTGGGTATTTATGTTGAAGTAGTTGTTCTAAAGTTTTTAAATCATATGTTGGTGGATGAGTACCCACGATAACAAGGTCGACATCAGATTTAAGAGTAATATAATTAGACGATCTTTTTTCTATAGAGGGTTCTTTACGTGCCAAAGATCCCCCAAGATAAAGGTTGTAATCACTTAAATATGGTTTTAGTGTTTTTTGAATTTTTTCAATATGATTGCCAATCATATTGTTTATTATATTCTTCTCATTTTTAGATAAAAATATATTAAAATTTGTAAAATTTAAATGATTAACAAAATTCATCAACAAAATATTATATAACAAATTAATTAAATAATAATATTATATTATTAAAAAATTCTAAAAAATGAAAAATATAAATATTTATATATATTTTATATAAATAAATTTTATGAAAAAAATATTATTAGAATAATTTTATTAATAATAAATAAATATAATTAATAAATTTTATTTATATAAAGGTATTAAAATTTATTATTATGTGGAAAATATTTGGGTACTAAACGACCTGTTTGTCCACGTTTACCAAGCCACATATCTAATTTTTTTTCTGTATAATTTTTACCATTTGTTGTCCAGGACAAACCATCTTTTATATTAAAAAATTTTGCTGTTATAAGTTGTTCTGTATTTTCTTTATATTTTTGTAAAATTACCCCCCGACCGCGAGAAAGTTTTGGTATATCGGTTGTTGGGATAATTAACATTTTTTTATTATTTCCAATTAAAGCTAAATGATCACCCGAAATTGGAATACATAATTGTGCTTCAGTATTTGAAGACAAATTTAAAATTTGTTTACCGTTGCGGGTTTGTGCTAAAATATCTTGACTTTCAACAATAAAGCCGCGCCCATCAGATGCTATGATAATATATTCTTGATTTTTAAATATAGACATCATCAATAAATCATGGTTATTAGGGATGTCTAACATTAATCGTATAGGCTCACCAAAACCACGGCCGCCTGGTAATTTATCAACATTAAGACTATAAAAACGGCCATTTGTAGCAAAAGTTATTAATTTATCTGTTGTTTCTCCTTCAATAACAAAACGCTCTTTATCACCTTCTTTATATTTTATATCATTGATGTCATTAGAATGGCCTTTGATAGTTTTAATCCAGCCCTTTTCGGAACATAAAATAGTTACAGGTTCTTTTTCTATTGTTTGTTCAAGCGAAATGTCAGGTATGGATTCAGGTTTAACAATAGTTGTTCTTCTTTTACTAAGAAGAGAGTTCAAAGTGAAAGCTTCTTTTATTTCTTGAAGATCTTCATCAATTTTTTTCCATTGTTTATTTTCACTTTTTAAAAGCTCAATAAATTTTTTCTGTTTTTGCTGTAAAGATTGATGTTCTTTTTTAATTGTAATTTCTTCAAGCTTTTGTAAAGCCTTTAATTTCATATTAAGAATAGCATCTGCTTGAACATCATTAATGTGCCATTTTTTTATCATAATTTGTTTAGGATTATCTTCATGACGAATAACACGAATGACTTCATCAAGATTTAAATAAGCTATAAGATAACCTTCAAGTATCTCAATACGATTATTTGTTTCATTTAAATGATATGTTGTACGTCTTAATAAAACATCACGTTGATGAGTAAGAAAAGCTTTAAGCACTTGGGACAAAGACATTACTTGTGGTGTATTAGATAAATCTAATACATTCATATTAAGATTAAAGCGTATTTCTAAATCAGTTTGACGAAATAATGTTTCCATCACAACTTCTGGATTTACAGCTCTATTTTTGGGTTCAATAATTAGTCGTAAATCAGTGCTCGATTCATCCCGAAGATCACTAATAACAGGTATTTTTTTATTTTCTAGAAGCTCAGCAATTTGTTGAATTAATTTTGCTTTTTGTACTTGATAAGGAATTTCATTTACAACAATTTGCCAACTTCCACCTTTTATTTTTTCGACTGTCCAACGTGCTCTAATTCTAAAAGAACCTTTCCCTGTATTATACGTTTGGATAATGCTTTCTTTATTCTCGACTAACAATCCACCTGTTGGAAAATCTGGGCCTTTTATAAACTGAATTAGCTCTTTTGTTGTGGCATTAGGATTATGGATAATATGGGATAAAGCTTGGCATAATTCTATAATATTATGGGGTGGTATATTTGTTGCCATTCCAACAGCAATACCTTGTGATCCATTTGCTAAGAGATTTGGAAAACGTGCAGGTAAAACAACGGGTTCTGATCCTTCACCATCATATGTAGACCGAAAATCTACGGCATTTTCATCAATGCCTTCAAGTAATGCCGCTGCAACTGTTGTTAAACGTGCTTCAGTGTATCGCATGGCTGCTGCGTTATCACCATCAATATTGCCAAAATTACCTTGTCCATCAACCAAGGGATAACGTTGAGCAAAATCTTGGGCAAGTCTTACCATAGCTTCATAGATTGCAGCATCTCCATGGGGATGAAATTTACCCATGACATCACCAACAACACGAGCTGATTTTTTATAACTAGAATTTGGATTCAAGTATAATTGCCGCATAGCATATAAAAGACGCCGGTGCACAGGCTTTAATCCATCACGTACATCAGGTAAAGAACGTGAAACAATAGTTGAAATCGCATAAGCCAAATATCTTTCTTCTAGTGCTGTTCCAAAATTTACTGGAATTTCATTATCTCTACCTTTTATAGAAATAGTCATTTTTATTTCCTATCTTTGAGCTTAAAATCTGTCTATATGATATGGATTAATATCAAATCCTGGATCTCTATCTGCAATCAGATCTGTAATTAATTGAGCGGTAACTGGTGCTAGGGTTAAACCTAAAGATCCATGGGCAAAAGCAAAAAAAACGTTTCTATGATAAGAAGAATTGCTAATGATAGGTAATAAATCTTCAGTAAAAATGTTTATATCACAATGATCTGATCTATTTGAAATTTCAAGATTAGGAAAAATCTTTTTTCCAATTTTTAATAAAGTATGAGCTCTTCTAAAATTTGGAACTGTATTGAAGCTGGACCATTCATATCCACCTGTTAACATGAATCCATTATCATTTGAAACAGCATGTAATCCAAGTTCAGGAATAGAAATAGGTAATGCTAATTCAATCGAAGAATTATGAAATGTTATATTATACTCTTTTTGTGTAAAAATATTTGGGAAATAATTTAATTGATTACATAAATTTTTTGTATCTATGCCATCGCCAATGACCACAGTATCACAATCAATATATGTTGTAGGAGTAATAATTTTTTTTGGGCCTAAAACCCCTATGTCAAATTTTATAACAGTATCGTTAATAAATTTACCTCCGATATTCTGAAACATATCAAAAATATTCTGTATAAAATTATAGTTATTAATTACATGGTATGTTTTTGGAAGAAAAAGACAAAAATCAAATATGCTAGCTAGTTCTGGAAGGATATGTTTAATATTTTCTTTATCAATAATTTCTAAATTTGATGTGTTTAATTTTTTTTGACTAATATAAGCAAAATATTGATTAACTTTTGTCTGATCTTTATAGGCTAAAATATGCCCTTTTTGATCAACCAATGATTGTAATCTTGGATAGGTTTGAAAAAGTGTATCATATGTATGGATCGATCTTGATAATAATTCATGTAATGAAAGTAAAATATAATTTAATTTTTTCTTTTTTTTATTTTTTTTTGTTTGATTAATCCAATTAAAAAAATATGGTATAAAATTCCATTGAAAAGAATTATAAAGTGCTGGATCAAAAACGGACCAAAATATTTTACTTAGAGAATAAGAAAGATATTCGGGTATACAAAAATAGGGATCTATGATCCCAGCATTTTTTTGTGTAATAATTTCATTGATGCTTTTCTTACTTATAAAAGTAACACGGTGTCCTTCTTTTTGCAAAAAAAGCGCTATATAAAGACTAACAATTTCACTACCAATTACTGTAATATCACGTGGTCCAAATAATCTGGTCATTTAATAATTGATCTCTTTTAAATTTATATTTATTAAAGTTGATAGAAGTTGTTGTCGTAAAAGTAAAGTATTATCAAATTTTTTCTCATTTAAAATATAACGTTGAAGAAAATAGCCTGTTAATTTAAAAGCATTTTGGATATCCAAAAAGGATACTGGTAAATTTAGATCTTTTTTGATTAAGAAATTTGGTAATAATAGCAGTTTTTCATGCCATTGTTGTCCTATGTTAGAAGATACAGCTCGTCCTGTTTTAGGAGAAACATACATTAAATTTTCCAATGTGCCTGTGACAGCACATTGTTTAAGATCAAGACCAAACCCTAGATCAGAAAGAATTTGAAGTTCCCATA containing:
- the parC gene encoding DNA topoisomerase IV subunit A — translated: MTISIKGRDNEIPVNFGTALEERYLAYAISTIVSRSLPDVRDGLKPVHRRLLYAMRQLYLNPNSSYKKSARVVGDVMGKFHPHGDAAIYEAMVRLAQDFAQRYPLVDGQGNFGNIDGDNAAAMRYTEARLTTVAAALLEGIDENAVDFRSTYDGEGSEPVVLPARFPNLLANGSQGIAVGMATNIPPHNIIELCQALSHIIHNPNATTKELIQFIKGPDFPTGGLLVENKESIIQTYNTGKGSFRIRARWTVEKIKGGSWQIVVNEIPYQVQKAKLIQQIAELLENKKIPVISDLRDESSTDLRLIIEPKNRAVNPEVVMETLFRQTDLEIRFNLNMNVLDLSNTPQVMSLSQVLKAFLTHQRDVLLRRTTYHLNETNNRIEILEGYLIAYLNLDEVIRVIRHEDNPKQIMIKKWHINDVQADAILNMKLKALQKLEEITIKKEHQSLQQKQKKFIELLKSENKQWKKIDEDLQEIKEAFTLNSLLSKRRTTIVKPESIPDISLEQTIEKEPVTILCSEKGWIKTIKGHSNDINDIKYKEGDKERFVIEGETTDKLITFATNGRFYSLNVDKLPGGRGFGEPIRLMLDIPNNHDLLMMSIFKNQEYIIIASDGRGFIVESQDILAQTRNGKQILNLSSNTEAQLCIPISGDHLALIGNNKKMLIIPTTDIPKLSRGRGVILQKYKENTEQLITAKFFNIKDGLSWTTNGKNYTEKKLDMWLGKRGQTGRLVPKYFPHNNKF
- a CDS encoding FAD-binding oxidoreductase, whose translation is MTRLFGPRDITVIGSEIVSLYIALFLQKEGHRVTFISKKSINEIITQKNAGIIDPYFCIPEYLSYSLSKIFWSVFDPALYNSFQWNFIPYFFNWINQTKKNKKKKKLNYILLSLHELLSRSIHTYDTLFQTYPRLQSLVDQKGHILAYKDQTKVNQYFAYISQKKLNTSNLEIIDKENIKHILPELASIFDFCLFLPKTYHVINNYNFIQNIFDMFQNIGGKFINDTVIKFDIGVLGPKKIITPTTYIDCDTVVIGDGIDTKNLCNQLNYFPNIFTQKEYNITFHNSSIELALPISIPELGLHAVSNDNGFMLTGGYEWSSFNTVPNFRRAHTLLKIGKKIFPNLEISNRSDHCDINIFTEDLLPIISNSSYHRNVFFAFAHGSLGLTLAPVTAQLITDLIADRDPGFDINPYHIDRF